The Gammaproteobacteria bacterium genome has a window encoding:
- a CDS encoding NADH:quinone oxidoreductase → MIELLLAMVLADNLVLNHMAGAYVVEAGSRRMDVVRPLAAATVVMMLAASALGHLLHAWLLLPLGLEALLPLLLMPLLALAVPPAQRALRRHGKESYAVLLPLALVNSGLLAVVLLHTGEPQGFFYSLWGGLGYGLGFALVLLLFAGLRERATETDLPAPFRGLPISLITLGLLSMALSGLS, encoded by the coding sequence ATGATCGAACTGCTCCTGGCCATGGTGTTGGCGGACAACCTGGTGTTGAACCACATGGCCGGCGCCTATGTGGTGGAGGCCGGAAGCCGGCGCATGGACGTCGTCCGGCCCCTGGCCGCGGCAACCGTCGTCATGATGCTCGCGGCAAGCGCCCTGGGCCACCTGTTGCATGCCTGGCTCCTGCTGCCCCTGGGGCTGGAGGCGCTGTTGCCGCTGCTGCTGATGCCGCTGCTGGCGCTGGCCGTGCCGCCGGCACAGCGGGCGTTGCGCCGGCACGGCAAGGAGTCCTACGCCGTGCTGCTGCCCCTGGCCCTGGTCAATTCCGGCCTGCTCGCCGTCGTGCTGCTCCATACCGGCGAGCCGCAAGGGTTTTTCTACAGTCTTTGGGGCGGGCTGGGCTACGGCCTGGGTTTCGCCCTGGTGCTGCTGTTGTTCGCCGGCCTGCGCGAACGCGCCACGGAGACGGATCTGCCGGCGCCTTTTCGCGGACTGCCCATCTCTTTGATCACGCTGGGCCTTTTAAGCATGGCCCTGTCCGGCCTGTCCTGA